The Desulfovibrio piger DNA segment CGTGACCGTGGGCGGCAAGCGCCGGACCAAGACCGCCGCCACGCTGGAGGCTGCCCTCCTTGCCCGCGAGGCGCTCCGCAATGCGGCCTCTGCCCCGTCGAACAGCGCCGGGGCTGGCGATGATACCAGCCGGGATGATTGGACGCTGGAGCAGGCCACAGAGCGCACCATGCAGGTGGTCTGGGCCGGCAAGCCCGCATACAAGACCATGCTCATCAACAGCAAGGCAGTGCTGGGTTTCTTCGGGGCAGACACGCCGGTGCAGGACATCACGCTGGATGACATCGACCGCTTCGTGGCCCATCTGCTCAACGAGCGGGGCAACAGCGGCGGCACGGTGAACCGCAAGCTGTCCTGTTTGTCCCGCATCCTGCGGACGGCCTTCGAGCGGGGCAAGCTGGAGAAGATGCCCAAGATGCCCAAGCGCCGGGAGGCAGAGCATCGCATCCGCTTCCTCTCCCCAGAGGAAGAGGCCCGGATGCTCACCATCCTCGAAGCCACGGCCACGCAGGACGTGCGGGATGCCATCCTTTGCCTGCTCTATACGGGCTTCCGTTGCGGGGAACTGTGGCGTCTCGAATGCCGGGACATCGACCTCGAACGGGGCACCCTGACGGCATGGAAGACCAAGAACCACCATCCCCGCACGGTCCCCATCGTGGGCCGGATACGTCCCATCATCGAGCGCAGGATGCAGGCCTGTGGCGGGACGGGGAGGCTGTTCCCCATGGGCAGCAACGACTGGTTGCGTCGCCCGTGGGACATCCTCCGCTACCATATGGGGATGGATGATG contains these protein-coding regions:
- a CDS encoding tyrosine-type recombinase/integrase, which translates into the protein MATTTKKERKKANDNAITLPRGIRPHRSGYIVDVTVGGKRRTKTAATLEAALLAREALRNAASAPSNSAGAGDDTSRDDWTLEQATERTMQVVWAGKPAYKTMLINSKAVLGFFGADTPVQDITLDDIDRFVAHLLNERGNSGGTVNRKLSCLSRILRTAFERGKLEKMPKMPKRREAEHRIRFLSPEEEARMLTILEATATQDVRDAILCLLYTGFRCGELWRLECRDIDLERGTLTAWKTKNHHPRTVPIVGRIRPIIERRMQACGGTGRLFPMGSNDWLRRPWDILRYHMGMDDDPQFVPHMLRHTCATRLSQAGVSMPIIKEWMGHTSITTTARYAHFSPSDLRHAATLLGD